In Clostridium ljungdahlii DSM 13528, the genomic window TAGAGACATAATTCCCGAAAATTTCTAAAATGTATTCTACACAAACTCCTCTATAATATCTTTTTAAATTTTCTATTTTTAACCATTTAAATCCTTTAGGAGCATAGTAGAAAGAAGGATCATTTTTTATAAGGGTAAATGGAACAGGATTGAATACAGTGTTACAGTCTAGTCGTTCATAAACTTTAATATTTTCTGACTTAATTAAGTGGCAAATAGGAATACCAATACTTTTTATACTTCCATCCATTTGCATATCACAGTCAATTATGAATTTGTATGTCCAAAAGGATGATGCAAGTGACGACACATAAGCTGGATTGTTTACAGTACTTCCATCTGGAAGTACCTGATATTCTGGCTGTATTATTGAAATACCATTTGAATATTTGCAGGAGTATATGTTTTTATAAGGTATTTTATTGTAAGGTTGAGAAGAATCTGCCATAAGAAATTTCCTCCTTTAAAATATATAATTTTTAAGTCTTAATAATTAATATATTTACAAAATGTTTTAGTGATACAAAAATTCAAAATTTGATAATAAATATAGTTTTTTATATAAAAAAGAAGACGCTTGGAAAGTAGATGGAAATTATGAAAAGATATTTAATTAAGCAACTACTTAGTAGTAACTGGAAAATTATTGGTGTACATTGGAAAGCATATATTAGACAGGATAAATGATATAAAAAAGAGTACGACAAAAAAGCCTAAGGTTTTAGATTTGTCAAAAGTTTTTATTGTGACGAAATTTGTTATTACATGCTTTGTATAAGTTAACTTTCAAACTAGAAACTCTACAGAAGTTAGCTCTTGTAGTATTTTTTAGGAGAAAGTCCAAACATCTTTTTAAAGGCTCGCACAAAGTTGGAGTAATCTCCAAAACCAGATTTTGCACATGCATCTGATGCATTTTCACCGTTGGTTATTAATAAATTAGCCATAATCAATCTTTTTTGAAGTATATAATTGTGAAGGGTATACCCGGTTTGTTCTTTAAATTTGTGCATTAAATAGTACTTACTTACATAAAATTTAGAGGATAGAGCATCTACAGAAAGGTTTTTGCTTAAGTTTTTATTTATATAATCTAGAATATTATCCATGCTCTTATCATATTTTATGTCATTGGACTCTGAAATATTTTTTTGTTTTAAAAACAATCTATTTATATAGACTATAAACTGTAAAAAATAGGATACTCTCAGCACGCTGTAACCTAATTCTTTGTTTTTAAAGGTATCTTCAATCTGAAAAAGTATTTTTTTTACATCTGCAAGCCATGTACTTTCGAGTCTCAATAAATTAAATCTTTGTTTTGATGCCAGTTCAAAGCAGCTTAATAAATTACAGTTATGATTATATCTTACTAAAAAGTCTGAATTTAACCACATAATTATACGTTCATAGG contains:
- a CDS encoding AraC family transcriptional regulator, whose translation is MIKNTTQKVKRGHLKSDFEIFHLKDKRDIKFQFHYHNFNKIVIFISGNVTYLIEGKSYKLKPWDILLVNSNDIHKAIIDSNETYERIIMWLNSDFLVRYNHNCNLLSCFELASKQRFNLLRLESTWLADVKKILFQIEDTFKNKELGYSVLRVSYFLQFIVYINRLFLKQKNISESNDIKYDKSMDNILDYINKNLSKNLSVDALSSKFYVSKYYLMHKFKEQTGYTLHNYILQKRLIMANLLITNGENASDACAKSGFGDYSNFVRAFKKMFGLSPKKYYKS